A window of the Enterobacteriaceae bacterium 4M9 genome harbors these coding sequences:
- the miaA gene encoding tRNA (adenosine(37)-N6)-dimethylallyltransferase MiaA encodes MTDVDNEVSKAGLPKAIFLMGPTASGKTALAIELRKILPVELISVDSALIYKGMDIGTAKPGPEELAQAPHRLLDIRDPSQVYSAADFRRDALAEMAEITAVGRIPLLVGGTMLYFRALLEGLSPLPSADPAVRSRIEQQAAEQGWDVLHRQLQEIDPVAAQRIHPNDPQRLSRALEVFFISGKTLTELTRTSGDALPYQVYQFAIAPASRELLHHKIEQRFHQMLASGFEAEARALFARVDLHTDMPSVRCVGYRQMWSYLAGEITYDEMVYRGICATRQLAKRQMTWLRGWKEVHWLDSGSPQSALDEVVQVVSA; translated from the coding sequence ATGACTGACGTTGATAATGAAGTAAGTAAGGCTGGCCTGCCGAAGGCAATTTTTCTCATGGGGCCGACCGCCTCCGGGAAAACGGCGCTGGCGATTGAATTACGTAAGATTTTGCCCGTTGAGTTGATAAGTGTCGATTCGGCCCTTATTTACAAAGGGATGGACATCGGTACGGCAAAGCCTGGCCCTGAAGAACTGGCGCAGGCGCCGCATCGGTTGCTGGATATCAGGGATCCGTCGCAGGTTTATTCTGCGGCGGATTTTCGCCGTGATGCGCTGGCAGAAATGGCTGAGATTACGGCCGTAGGGCGCATTCCGTTGCTGGTCGGCGGGACGATGCTCTATTTCAGGGCGCTGCTCGAGGGGCTTTCACCGCTGCCTTCGGCAGACCCGGCGGTTCGCAGCCGCATTGAGCAACAGGCAGCAGAGCAGGGATGGGACGTATTGCACCGGCAGTTGCAGGAGATTGACCCTGTGGCGGCGCAACGTATTCATCCTAACGATCCGCAAAGGCTTTCCCGGGCACTGGAAGTTTTTTTTATTTCGGGTAAAACTTTAACGGAGTTGACTCGCACGTCGGGAGACGCTCTGCCTTATCAGGTGTATCAGTTCGCCATCGCCCCGGCGAGCCGTGAACTGCTCCATCACAAGATTGAGCAGCGTTTTCATCAGATGTTGGCTTCAGGTTTTGAAGCCGAAGCGCGGGCGCTTTTTGCCCGCGTAGACTTGCATACGGATATGCCTTCCGTCCGTTGTGTGGGATACCGCCAGATGTGGTCATATCTGGCGGGAGAAATCACATACGATGAGATGGTTTATCGCGGTATTTGCGCGACGAGACAATTAGCTAAACGTCAGATGACGTGGCTACGCGGCTGGAAAGAGGTTCACTGGCTGGACAGTGGCAGTCCTCAGTCAGCTCTGGACGAAGTGGTGCAGGTTGTTAGTGCGTAA
- the nsrR gene encoding nitric oxide-sensing transcriptional repressor NsrR has protein sequence MQLTSFTDYGLRALIYMASLPQGRMTSISEVTEVYNVSRNHMVKIINQLSRLGYVTAVRGKNGGIRLGKPAREIRIGDVVRDMEPLSLVNCSHEFCHITSACRLKLALSKAVKSFLQELDNITLAELIEENEPLYKLLLVEAR, from the coding sequence GTGCAGTTAACAAGTTTTACGGATTATGGCCTTCGCGCTTTAATTTATATGGCGTCCCTGCCGCAGGGGCGCATGACCAGCATTTCGGAAGTGACCGAAGTGTACAACGTGTCACGTAATCACATGGTGAAAATCATCAACCAGCTCAGCAGGCTTGGTTACGTGACGGCAGTGCGCGGTAAAAACGGTGGGATTCGACTGGGTAAACCCGCCAGAGAGATTCGTATCGGTGACGTGGTGCGCGATATGGAACCGCTGTCTCTGGTCAACTGCAGCCATGAGTTTTGCCATATCACTTCTGCCTGCCGCTTAAAGCTGGCGCTTTCTAAGGCCGTAAAGAGCTTTTTGCAGGAGCTGGACAACATTACGCTGGCCGAATTAATTGAAGAAAACGAGCCGCTATACAAATTATTGCTGGTGGAAGCACGCTGA
- a CDS encoding DUF2065 domain-containing protein: MNATIIGALALVLVLEGLGPMLFPSLWRRMISSIATLPDTTLRRYGGALVVAGFVIYYMLRRTFA; encoded by the coding sequence ATGAATGCAACGATTATAGGGGCACTGGCGCTGGTTCTGGTGCTTGAAGGTCTGGGACCCATGCTATTTCCGTCACTGTGGCGACGCATGATTAGCTCAATCGCAACGCTCCCTGATACCACGCTGCGTCGCTACGGCGGTGCGCTTGTGGTTGCTGGGTTTGTTATCTACTACATGTTGAGGAGAACGTTTGCCTGA
- a CDS encoding adenylosuccinate synthase, with protein sequence MGNNVVVLGTQWGDEGKGKIVDLLTERAKYVVRYQGGHNAGHTLVINGEKTVLHLIPSGILRENVTSVIGNGVVLSPAALLKEMKELEDRDIPVRDRLLLSEACPLILDYHVALDVAREKARGAKAIGTTGRGIGPAYEDKVARRGLRVGDLFDKAAFAEKLKEVMEYHNFQLVNFYKTDAVDYQKVLDDAMAVADLLTSMVVDVSELLDQARLRGDFIMFEGAQGTLLDIDHGTYPYVTSSNTTAGGVSTGSGVGPRYVDYVLGILKAYSTRVGAGPFPTELFDDVGEFLCEKGNEFGATTGRRRRTGWIDAVAVRRAVQINSLSGFCLTKLDVLDGLKEVKICVGYRLPDGREVTTTPMAADSWEGIEPIYETMPGWSETTFGVKERSGLPQAALDYIKRIEEVTGVPIDIISTGPDRSETMILRDPFDA encoded by the coding sequence ATGGGTAACAACGTCGTCGTACTGGGCACCCAATGGGGTGACGAAGGCAAAGGAAAGATCGTCGATCTTCTGACTGAACGGGCCAAATATGTTGTGCGCTACCAGGGTGGCCATAACGCGGGCCACACTCTGGTTATCAACGGTGAAAAAACCGTTCTCCATCTTATCCCCTCAGGTATTCTTCGTGAGAATGTCACCAGCGTCATCGGTAACGGTGTGGTGCTCTCTCCTGCGGCACTGCTCAAAGAGATGAAAGAGCTGGAAGACCGTGATATTCCGGTACGCGATCGTCTGTTGTTATCTGAAGCCTGCCCGCTGATTCTTGACTACCACGTGGCGCTGGACGTTGCGCGTGAGAAAGCGCGTGGCGCGAAAGCCATCGGTACCACCGGTCGCGGCATTGGCCCGGCTTATGAAGACAAAGTGGCACGCCGCGGTCTGCGCGTGGGCGATTTGTTTGATAAAGCGGCATTCGCTGAAAAACTCAAAGAAGTGATGGAATATCACAACTTCCAGCTGGTGAACTTCTATAAAACCGACGCGGTTGACTACCAGAAAGTGCTGGATGATGCGATGGCGGTGGCTGACCTGCTGACCAGCATGGTGGTTGATGTGTCTGAACTGCTGGACCAGGCGCGTCTGCGCGGCGACTTCATCATGTTTGAAGGCGCACAGGGCACGCTTTTGGATATCGACCACGGTACGTATCCGTATGTCACGTCATCCAACACCACGGCGGGCGGTGTGTCCACCGGCTCTGGCGTGGGTCCGCGTTACGTAGATTATGTACTGGGTATTCTGAAGGCCTATTCCACTCGCGTAGGTGCAGGTCCGTTCCCGACTGAGCTTTTCGATGACGTGGGTGAGTTCCTGTGTGAGAAAGGCAACGAGTTTGGCGCGACCACGGGCCGCCGCCGCCGTACCGGCTGGATTGACGCCGTTGCTGTGCGCCGTGCAGTGCAGATTAACTCGCTGTCTGGCTTCTGCCTGACCAAGCTGGACGTACTGGACGGTCTCAAAGAAGTGAAAATCTGCGTGGGCTACCGCCTGCCGGACGGTCGCGAAGTCACCACTACGCCGATGGCCGCAGATAGCTGGGAAGGTATCGAGCCAATTTATGAAACCATGCCGGGCTGGTCTGAGACCACCTTTGGTGTGAAAGAGCGAAGCGGCCTGCCGCAGGCGGCGCTGGACTACATCAAGCGTATTGAAGAAGTCACCGGTGTGCCGATTGATATCATCTCGACCGGTCCTGACCGTAGCGAAACGATGATTCTGCGCGATCCGTTTGACGCCTAA
- the hflX gene encoding GTPase HflX gives MFDRYDAGEQAVLVHIWFVQDKDMEDLQEFEALVSSAGVEALQVVTGTRKSPHPKYFVGEGKATEIADAVKATGASVVLFDHALTPAQERNLERLCECRVIDRTGLILDIFAQRARTHEGKLQVELAQLRHLATRLVRGWTHLERQKGGIGLRGPGETQLETDRRLLRNRISQILSRLEKVEKQREQGRRARTRADVPTVSLVGYTNAGKSTLFNSLTSAEVYAADQLFATLDPTLRRIDVADVGETVLADTVGFIRHLPHDLVAAFKATLQETRQATLLLHVIDAADLRVKENIEAVESVLEEIDALEIPTLLVMNKIDMLDDFVPRIDRDEENVPVRVWLSAQTGAGLPLLFQALTERLSGEIAQHTLMLPPQAGRLRSRFYQLQAIEKEWLEEDGSVGLQVRMPVVDWRRLCKQEPGLVDYLV, from the coding sequence TTGTTTGACCGTTATGACGCCGGTGAGCAGGCGGTGCTGGTACACATCTGGTTTGTGCAAGACAAAGACATGGAAGACCTCCAGGAGTTTGAAGCCCTGGTATCTTCTGCGGGCGTCGAAGCGTTGCAGGTGGTCACCGGTACCCGTAAGTCACCGCACCCGAAGTATTTTGTTGGTGAAGGCAAGGCCACAGAAATCGCCGATGCCGTAAAAGCCACTGGCGCCTCTGTCGTGCTCTTTGATCATGCGTTGACCCCGGCTCAGGAGCGTAATCTTGAGCGGCTGTGCGAGTGTCGCGTTATTGACCGCACGGGTCTTATTTTAGATATTTTTGCCCAACGTGCGCGTACCCACGAAGGTAAGCTGCAGGTTGAGCTGGCGCAACTGCGCCATCTGGCGACGCGCCTTGTGCGCGGCTGGACCCACCTTGAACGCCAGAAAGGCGGCATCGGCCTGCGTGGCCCAGGGGAAACCCAGCTTGAGACTGACCGCCGCTTGCTGCGTAACCGCATCAGCCAAATCCTCTCTCGCCTCGAAAAGGTCGAAAAACAGCGCGAGCAGGGCAGACGTGCGCGTACCCGCGCCGACGTGCCAACGGTATCGCTGGTGGGCTATACCAACGCCGGTAAATCCACCCTGTTTAACAGCCTGACCTCGGCGGAGGTTTACGCCGCGGATCAGCTTTTTGCGACCCTGGATCCGACACTGCGCCGCATTGACGTTGCGGATGTGGGTGAAACCGTGCTGGCGGATACGGTAGGCTTTATTCGCCACCTGCCGCACGATCTTGTTGCCGCGTTTAAGGCAACGCTACAGGAAACCCGGCAGGCGACGCTGTTGCTGCATGTAATTGATGCAGCGGATCTGCGGGTAAAAGAAAATATTGAAGCTGTAGAGTCGGTGCTTGAGGAAATTGATGCCCTGGAGATACCGACGCTGCTGGTCATGAACAAAATCGATATGCTGGATGATTTTGTTCCGCGTATCGACCGTGACGAAGAAAACGTACCCGTGCGGGTCTGGCTTTCTGCCCAGACTGGCGCGGGTTTGCCACTGCTTTTCCAGGCTCTGACAGAGCGCCTTTCCGGTGAGATAGCACAGCATACGCTGATGCTTCCTCCACAAGCGGGGCGTCTGCGCAGCCGTTTTTATCAGCTTCAGGCGATAGAAAAAGAGTGGTTGGAGGAAGATGGCAGTGTTGGACTGCAGGTCAGAATGCCTGTAGTTGACTGGCGTCGCCTCTGTAAGCAAGAACCGGGGCTGGTGGATTACCTGGTGTAA
- the hfq gene encoding RNA chaperone Hfq: MAKGQSLQDPFLNALRRERVPVSIYLVNGIKLQGQIESFDQFVILLKNTVSQMVYKHAISTVVPSRPVSHHSNNAGGGGSSNYHHGNNNAQSSSSAPQDSDETE, translated from the coding sequence ATGGCTAAGGGGCAATCTTTGCAAGATCCGTTCCTGAACGCATTGCGTCGGGAGCGCGTTCCGGTTTCTATTTATTTGGTGAATGGTATTAAGCTGCAAGGCCAGATTGAGTCTTTTGATCAGTTCGTGATCCTGTTGAAAAACACGGTCAGCCAGATGGTCTATAAGCATGCGATTTCAACGGTTGTACCGTCTCGCCCGGTGTCTCATCACAGCAATAATGCCGGCGGCGGTGGTTCCAGCAATTATCATCACGGCAATAACAACGCGCAGTCGTCCTCTTCTGCGCCGCAGGACAGCGACGAAACCGAATAA
- the hflC gene encoding protease modulator HflC yields the protein MRKSVIAVIIIVLVALYASVFVVKEGERGITLRFGKVVRDDENKPLVFAPGLHFKVPFIESVKTLDARIQTMDNQADRFVTKEKKDLIVDSYIKWRISDFSRYYLATGGGDVSQAEVLLKRKFSDRLRSEIGRLDVKDIVTDSRGRLTLEVREALNSGSAGTDDEVSTPAADDAIAKAAERVTEETNGKVPVINPNSMAALGIEVVDVRIKQINLPTEVSEAIYNRMRAEREAVARRHRSQGQEEAEKLRATADYEVTRTLAEAERQALMTRGEGDAEAAKLFADAFSQDPDFYAFIRSLRAYESSFKSNQDVMVLSPENDFFRYMKTPKQSQR from the coding sequence ATGCGTAAGTCAGTAATTGCAGTCATTATCATTGTGCTCGTTGCACTCTACGCCTCGGTTTTCGTGGTGAAAGAAGGCGAACGCGGCATTACTCTGCGCTTCGGGAAAGTGGTGCGTGACGATGAGAACAAACCGCTGGTGTTTGCGCCAGGTCTGCACTTTAAGGTGCCGTTTATTGAGTCAGTGAAAACGCTCGATGCGCGTATCCAGACCATGGATAACCAGGCCGATCGTTTTGTCACCAAAGAGAAGAAAGACCTGATTGTCGACTCCTACATCAAGTGGCGCATCAGTGATTTCAGCCGCTACTACCTGGCAACTGGCGGTGGCGATGTATCTCAGGCCGAAGTGCTGCTCAAGCGTAAATTCAGTGACCGTCTGCGTTCTGAAATTGGTCGCCTTGATGTAAAAGACATTGTGACCGACTCGCGCGGTCGCCTGACGCTCGAAGTGCGTGAAGCGCTGAACTCTGGCTCTGCAGGCACCGATGATGAAGTGTCAACGCCTGCGGCAGACGATGCGATTGCCAAAGCGGCCGAGCGCGTGACGGAAGAGACCAACGGCAAAGTGCCGGTTATCAACCCGAACAGTATGGCGGCACTGGGTATTGAAGTGGTGGATGTGCGTATCAAGCAGATCAACCTGCCGACCGAGGTATCTGAGGCGATTTACAACCGTATGCGCGCCGAGCGTGAAGCGGTAGCGCGTCGCCATCGTTCACAGGGCCAGGAAGAGGCTGAGAAGCTGCGTGCGACCGCGGATTACGAAGTGACCCGTACGCTGGCAGAAGCTGAGCGTCAGGCGCTGATGACCCGCGGTGAAGGTGATGCTGAAGCCGCCAAGCTGTTTGCCGATGCATTCAGCCAGGATCCGGATTTCTATGCTTTCATCCGTAGCCTTCGTGCTTACGAGTCCAGCTTCAAGTCCAACCAGGACGTGATGGTGCTGAGCCCGGAAAACGACTTCTTCCGTTATATGAAGACGCCGAAGCAAAGCCAGCGCTAA
- the hflK gene encoding FtsH protease activity modulator HflK — protein MAWNQPGNNGQDRDPWGSSKPGGDSGGNNNKGGRDQGPPDLDDIFRKLSKKLGGLGGGGNSGGTQEPRAQMGGKIVGIVAVIAVIGWAASGFYTIKEAERGAVMRFGKFDRLVEPGLNWKPTFIDEVRAVNVESVRELAASGVMLTSDENVVRVEMNVQYRVTDPQRYLYSVTSADDSLRQATDSALRGVIGKYTMDRILTEGRTVIRSDTQRELEETIRPYNMGITLLDVNFQAARPPEEVKSAFDDAIAARENEQQYIREAEAYTNEVQPRANGQAQRILEEARAYKTQTVLEAQGEVSRFARILPEYKAAPEITRERLYIETMEKVLSNTRKVLVNDKGGNLMVLPLDQMLKGGAQSDVKSNSDSNLLRLPPASDSSNRANRPASSSNGDIMDQRRANAQRNDTQRRGSE, from the coding sequence ATGGCGTGGAATCAGCCCGGTAATAACGGACAAGACCGCGACCCGTGGGGAAGCAGCAAGCCCGGCGGCGACTCTGGGGGAAATAACAACAAGGGAGGCCGCGATCAGGGGCCGCCTGACCTGGATGATATTTTTCGCAAACTGAGCAAAAAGCTTGGTGGCTTAGGCGGTGGCGGTAATTCTGGCGGTACGCAGGAGCCACGCGCTCAGATGGGCGGCAAAATTGTCGGCATTGTTGCGGTCATCGCAGTCATTGGTTGGGCTGCCAGCGGCTTTTACACCATCAAAGAAGCCGAGCGCGGCGCAGTGATGCGTTTTGGTAAGTTTGACCGGCTGGTCGAGCCTGGCCTTAACTGGAAACCGACCTTCATTGATGAAGTGCGTGCGGTAAACGTCGAATCCGTGCGTGAACTGGCCGCGTCTGGCGTGATGCTGACCTCTGATGAAAACGTGGTGCGCGTTGAAATGAACGTGCAGTACCGCGTGACAGACCCTCAGCGCTATCTCTACAGCGTAACCAGCGCAGACGACAGCCTGCGTCAGGCCACCGACAGTGCGCTGCGCGGGGTTATCGGCAAATACACGATGGACCGTATCCTTACCGAAGGGCGTACCGTTATCCGTAGCGATACCCAGCGCGAGCTTGAAGAAACCATCAGGCCGTACAACATGGGTATCACACTGCTGGACGTCAACTTCCAGGCCGCGCGTCCGCCGGAAGAAGTGAAGTCTGCGTTTGATGACGCCATTGCGGCGCGTGAGAACGAGCAGCAGTACATTCGTGAGGCAGAAGCCTACACCAACGAAGTCCAGCCGCGTGCCAACGGTCAGGCTCAGCGTATCCTCGAAGAGGCGCGTGCGTATAAGACCCAGACCGTACTGGAAGCGCAGGGTGAAGTGTCTCGCTTTGCCCGTATCCTGCCGGAATATAAAGCTGCACCGGAAATTACTCGTGAGCGTCTGTACATCGAAACGATGGAGAAAGTGCTCAGTAATACCCGTAAAGTGCTGGTTAACGACAAGGGTGGCAACCTGATGGTGCTGCCGCTGGACCAGATGCTCAAAGGTGGGGCGCAGTCCGACGTAAAGAGCAACAGCGACAGCAACCTGCTGCGCCTGCCGCCCGCGTCAGACAGCAGTAACCGCGCTAACCGCCCTGCATCAAGCAGCAATGGCGATATCATGGACCAGCGCCGCGCCAACGCGCAGCGCAACGACACCCAGCGCCGGGGGAGTGAATAA